One stretch of Amycolatopsis sp. NBC_00345 DNA includes these proteins:
- a CDS encoding FAD-dependent monooxygenase, with protein MVEALPDPSVLIVGGGPTGLMLACELGLVGIPTVLVDRSPGPRPDAPGIAINIGTAELLAQRDWLDPIRAVGTVLPAAHFALVGLDPTVRAAERENAYLVPQSAVERVLAERAVSLGADLRRGTELVDLTQDAGGVTARLRGPDGAYELRVPYLVGADGPDGPVGPLAGIGASETEIPSYGLVGDLRADFATLPPELFGVRRHPGNGGFYTGAPAGNGLLRFMTAEFGAREDAGTGPLGADELAAGLRRVTGADLPSAAEVVWAQRYRQRTRLAERYREGRVFLAGDAAHVFPALGGARINTGVEDAVNLGWKLSSVLRGTVPETLLDTYQRERQPVAVAAADSTAAQLALGAPAPGVAQLRELFAALVGLPQVNDYLVDMVTGLDARYPEPDGTDPDSVVGTLLSPARLKTLGGGEVAEALRRGRGALTYTEPEWLDAVGATDSVCGLALVQVSDLDSPGTRLLIRPDGRVAAVDPDGTEPYRVGDALRSCFGHSCR; from the coding sequence GTGGTAGAGGCCCTTCCGGACCCGAGTGTCCTGATCGTCGGCGGTGGGCCGACCGGCTTGATGTTGGCCTGCGAGCTCGGGCTGGTCGGGATACCGACGGTCCTGGTCGACCGGAGTCCCGGGCCGCGGCCGGACGCGCCGGGCATCGCGATCAACATCGGCACGGCCGAGCTGCTGGCCCAGCGCGACTGGCTGGACCCGATCCGGGCGGTGGGCACGGTGCTGCCCGCGGCGCACTTCGCGCTGGTCGGCCTCGACCCGACGGTGCGGGCGGCCGAACGGGAGAACGCCTACCTGGTGCCGCAGAGCGCGGTCGAACGGGTGCTGGCGGAGCGCGCCGTCTCGCTGGGCGCGGACCTGCGCCGCGGCACGGAGCTGGTCGACCTCACCCAGGACGCCGGCGGGGTGACCGCGCGGCTGCGCGGCCCGGACGGCGCGTACGAGCTCCGGGTGCCCTACCTGGTCGGCGCGGACGGTCCGGACGGCCCGGTCGGCCCACTGGCCGGGATCGGCGCGAGCGAAACGGAAATCCCGTCGTACGGGCTCGTCGGCGACCTGCGCGCGGACTTCGCCACGTTGCCGCCGGAGCTGTTCGGCGTCCGCCGGCATCCCGGCAACGGCGGCTTCTACACCGGCGCGCCCGCGGGGAACGGCCTGCTGCGGTTCATGACGGCCGAATTCGGCGCCCGCGAGGACGCCGGGACCGGCCCGCTGGGGGCGGACGAGCTGGCCGCCGGCCTGCGCCGGGTCACCGGGGCCGACCTGCCGTCGGCCGCCGAAGTGGTGTGGGCACAGCGATACCGGCAGCGCACACGGCTGGCCGAGCGGTACCGAGAGGGCCGGGTGTTCCTCGCGGGCGACGCGGCGCACGTGTTCCCCGCGCTCGGCGGAGCCCGGATCAACACCGGCGTCGAGGACGCGGTGAACCTGGGCTGGAAGCTGTCCTCGGTGCTGCGCGGGACGGTGCCGGAGACCCTTTTGGACACTTACCAGCGGGAGCGGCAGCCGGTCGCGGTGGCCGCGGCCGACAGCACCGCGGCGCAGCTGGCCCTCGGCGCGCCCGCGCCGGGAGTGGCGCAGCTGCGGGAGCTGTTCGCCGCGCTGGTCGGCCTGCCACAGGTCAACGACTACCTGGTGGACATGGTCACCGGTCTGGACGCCCGTTACCCGGAGCCGGACGGGACCGACCCGGACAGCGTCGTCGGGACCCTGCTCAGCCCGGCGCGGCTGAAGACGCTCGGCGGCGGCGAGGTAGCGGAAGCGTTGCGCCGGGGCCGCGGCGCGCTGACCTACACCGAGCCGGAGTGGCTCGACGCCGTGGGCGCCACGGACTCGGTGTGCGGGCTGGCGCTGGTCCAGGTGTCCGATCTGGACTCGCCGGGGACCCGGCTGCTCATCCGCCCGGACGGGCGCGTCGCCGCGGTCGACCCGGACGGCACCGAGCCGTACCGGGTCGGCGACGCGCTGCGCTCGTGTTTCGGCCACAGCTGCCGGTAG
- a CDS encoding IS5 family transposase: MDRPTSVGCRSRRYPSDTTDAEWALLEPLLPRPACATELGGRPEKHHRRAVVDALRYVTDNGIKWRALPADFPPWQTVHGFFTRWSKAGVFDKIRDQLREKIRSRAGRNPAPSAAVIDSQSVKAAETVGRPSRGYDGGKKIDGRKRHIATDTQGLLLVVLITAASVQDRAAARDLLSALHTAYRGITWVWADGGYTSKALVDWAQDTLHLTFDIVKKIVGQTTFIILPRRWVVERTFSWITQARRNARDYERLPDHSAAFVNNAMITMMTRRLTRPTKRARTT, from the coding sequence GTGGATCGGCCCACGTCAGTGGGCTGTCGTTCCCGTCGCTACCCGTCGGACACCACCGATGCCGAGTGGGCGTTGCTGGAGCCGTTGCTGCCCAGGCCTGCATGTGCGACCGAGCTGGGTGGCCGGCCGGAGAAACATCACCGGCGCGCGGTCGTGGACGCGCTGCGCTACGTGACCGACAACGGCATCAAATGGCGGGCGTTACCAGCGGACTTCCCGCCATGGCAGACGGTGCACGGATTCTTCACCCGCTGGAGCAAAGCCGGGGTGTTCGACAAGATCCGCGACCAGTTGCGCGAGAAGATCCGGTCGCGAGCGGGGCGGAATCCGGCGCCGTCCGCAGCGGTGATCGACTCCCAGTCGGTCAAGGCCGCCGAGACCGTCGGCCGCCCGTCGCGCGGCTATGACGGCGGGAAGAAGATCGACGGCCGCAAACGCCACATCGCCACCGACACCCAAGGACTGCTGCTGGTGGTCCTGATCACCGCAGCCAGCGTGCAGGACCGCGCCGCAGCCCGCGACCTGCTCTCGGCGCTGCACACCGCCTACCGCGGCATCACCTGGGTCTGGGCCGACGGCGGCTACACCAGCAAAGCACTGGTCGACTGGGCACAAGACACACTGCATCTCACCTTCGACATCGTGAAGAAAATCGTCGGCCAGACCACCTTCATCATCCTGCCCCGGCGCTGGGTCGTCGAACGCACCTTCTCCTGGATCACCCAAGCACGCCGCAACGCCCGCGACTACGAACGACTACCCGACCACTCCGCCGCATTCGTCAACAACGCCATGATCACTATGATGACCAGACGCCTCACCCGCCCAACAAAGCGGGCCAGAACCACCTAA
- a CDS encoding MFS transporter, giving the protein MSSSPQPPAGQGAGVSPARVTALTLAIIVSCELMLMLDSTIMNVALPMIGQGLGFSPSGLSWVTNSFLLAFGGLLLLGGRAGDILGRRRAFLIGVAVFTAASLLAGVAQNPAWLIAARALQGAGAALAGPSTLALLTTNFSGDRQAKALSVYSSVTASAMTLGLILGGIITTLANWRWVLLINVPIGLLVLLLAPKHVAESPRHSGRFDLSGALTSAIGVLAVVFALVRTADHGWGDPVTLVILAVGVVLLAVFVAIERRAGQPIMPLGLFANRARAAGFTNMLLVPMVTMSFQFLIIQFLQLVLGFSPLQAGLAFLPMAVGLLITSRTAIKVLGRYGGKPTAAGGLVLLAGGAGWLISISASTTYFGGVFGPMLLVGLALGLIIVPINMAIMSTVDPADAGAASGVLQTTMMTGSALGIAILSAIYASTVDSQSAVGISHESIALGMRHGFIASTVFAVLALLITLVILKTPAPAPTAATAVEEEAPAQAEPSSSAS; this is encoded by the coding sequence ATGTCGAGTTCGCCGCAGCCGCCCGCCGGGCAGGGAGCGGGGGTGAGTCCCGCCCGCGTCACCGCGCTCACCCTGGCGATCATCGTCTCCTGCGAGCTCATGCTGATGCTCGACAGCACCATCATGAATGTCGCGCTGCCGATGATCGGCCAGGGCCTCGGCTTCAGCCCGAGCGGGCTGTCCTGGGTGACCAACTCGTTCCTGCTCGCCTTCGGCGGCCTGCTCCTGCTGGGCGGACGGGCCGGGGACATCCTCGGCCGCCGGCGGGCGTTCCTGATCGGCGTCGCGGTGTTCACCGCGGCGTCGCTGCTGGCCGGGGTCGCGCAGAACCCGGCCTGGCTGATCGCCGCCCGGGCGCTGCAGGGGGCCGGCGCGGCGCTGGCCGGGCCGAGCACGCTGGCGTTGCTCACCACCAACTTCAGCGGCGACCGGCAGGCCAAGGCGCTGAGCGTGTACTCCTCGGTGACCGCCTCGGCGATGACACTCGGCCTGATCCTCGGCGGGATCATCACCACACTGGCGAACTGGCGCTGGGTGCTGCTGATCAACGTGCCGATCGGCCTGCTCGTGCTGCTGCTCGCGCCCAAGCACGTGGCCGAGTCGCCGCGGCACAGCGGCCGGTTCGACCTCTCCGGCGCGCTGACGTCCGCGATCGGTGTGCTGGCCGTGGTTTTCGCCCTGGTGCGGACCGCCGACCACGGCTGGGGCGACCCGGTCACGCTGGTGATCCTGGCCGTCGGCGTGGTGCTGCTGGCGGTCTTCGTGGCCATCGAGCGCCGGGCCGGGCAGCCGATCATGCCGCTGGGCCTGTTCGCCAACCGGGCCCGCGCGGCCGGGTTCACGAACATGCTGCTGGTGCCGATGGTGACCATGAGCTTCCAGTTCCTGATCATCCAGTTCCTGCAGCTGGTGCTGGGCTTCTCCCCGCTGCAGGCCGGGCTGGCGTTCCTGCCGATGGCGGTCGGCCTGCTGATCACCTCGCGCACCGCGATCAAGGTGCTCGGCCGCTACGGCGGCAAGCCGACCGCGGCGGGCGGGCTGGTCCTGCTGGCCGGCGGGGCCGGCTGGCTCATCTCGATCAGCGCGTCGACCACGTACTTCGGCGGCGTCTTCGGGCCGATGCTGCTGGTCGGCCTCGCGCTCGGGCTGATCATCGTGCCGATCAACATGGCCATCATGTCCACTGTGGACCCGGCCGACGCGGGCGCCGCGTCCGGCGTGCTCCAGACGACCATGATGACCGGGTCCGCGCTGGGCATCGCCATCCTGTCCGCGATCTACGCGAGCACGGTGGACTCCCAGTCCGCGGTGGGGATCAGCCACGAGTCCATCGCGCTGGGCATGCGGCACGGGTTCATCGCCAGCACCGTCTTCGCCGTGCTGGCGCTGCTGATCACGCTCGTGATCCTCAAGACCCCGGCTCCGGCTCCGACCGCTGCCACCGCCGTCGAAGAAGAGGCGCCGGCGCAGGCCGAGCCTTCCAGCTCCGCTTCCTGA
- a CDS encoding TetR family transcriptional regulator has translation MTEAAAPRKTRRRGEDLVHAVYTATVEQLCSVGYARLSMEGIAAAAGTGKAALYRRWSTLDELVRDTLGDMLPAPPEVSESTTLRAGMIELVSYLNAALFDSKRAAFQAVAAHSGEDTSMLRELFRERVLDPCQDRLLELMKRCGVDAGPRNARIASVAPAMVMYDCTLGRPMLTAAELESIVDDVLLPLAGAGA, from the coding sequence ATGACGGAGGCGGCCGCGCCGCGGAAGACCCGGCGCCGGGGCGAAGACCTCGTGCACGCCGTCTACACCGCGACCGTGGAGCAGCTCTGCTCGGTGGGCTACGCCCGGCTGAGCATGGAGGGCATCGCCGCGGCGGCGGGCACCGGCAAGGCGGCGCTGTACCGGCGGTGGAGCACGCTGGACGAGCTGGTCCGGGACACACTGGGCGACATGCTGCCGGCGCCGCCGGAGGTGTCCGAGAGCACCACCCTGCGCGCCGGCATGATCGAGCTGGTGTCCTACCTCAACGCCGCGCTGTTCGATTCGAAGCGGGCGGCGTTCCAGGCGGTCGCCGCGCACAGCGGTGAGGACACCTCGATGCTGCGCGAGCTGTTCCGCGAACGCGTGCTCGACCCGTGCCAGGACCGCTTGCTGGAACTGATGAAACGCTGCGGCGTCGACGCCGGCCCGCGTAACGCGCGGATCGCGTCGGTGGCCCCGGCGATGGTGATGTACGACTGCACCCTGGGCCGTCCGATGCTCACGGCCGCCGAGCTGGAGTCCATAGTGGACGACGTGCTGCTGCCGCTGGCCGGGGCCGGGGCGTAG
- a CDS encoding RICIN domain-containing protein: MRLKKSSFGAGAVLAVVALLSSTATANATVESKSQRFANWTYQQCVQGDASNANLYPRTCSTSVRLQYWTWSGVFNGNTKLVNLASGHCLDSNDAGDVYVLKCDAGSHYQVWQVHLPSGGTPWIVNTQTHRNLEQEANGTYKTMPPNQSELRQRFTIG; this comes from the coding sequence ATGAGACTGAAGAAATCGAGCTTCGGCGCCGGAGCCGTACTGGCCGTCGTGGCCCTGCTGTCCAGCACGGCGACGGCGAACGCCACGGTCGAATCCAAGTCACAGCGCTTCGCGAACTGGACGTACCAGCAGTGCGTCCAGGGCGACGCCTCGAACGCCAACCTCTATCCCCGGACCTGCAGCACCTCCGTGCGCCTGCAGTACTGGACCTGGTCCGGCGTCTTCAACGGCAACACCAAGCTGGTGAACCTCGCCTCCGGCCACTGCCTCGACAGCAACGACGCGGGCGACGTCTACGTCCTCAAGTGCGATGCCGGCAGCCACTACCAGGTGTGGCAGGTCCACCTTCCTTCGGGCGGCACGCCCTGGATCGTCAACACGCAGACCCACCGCAACCTCGAGCAGGAGGCCAACGGCACTTACAAAACGATGCCCCCCAACCAAAGCGAGCTCCGCCAGCGGTTCACGATCGGCTGA
- a CDS encoding AfsR/SARP family transcriptional regulator, producing the protein MGAGELSYRVLGEPVAERGGLELPLGPPQARRVFALLLLEAPRPVSCYRIIDELWGDNPPPSAKVQVQGLISGLRRALRTPGGEQPIVTRGASYVLDARPEQTDTGQFTALTADGRGLLAAHRFTEAAERFREALALWRGPVLAGFPAAPEVTAYWEDLRLTAVEDRIEADLGAGEHDRLVPELRDLLGAAPYRERTCGQLMTALARAGRLAEALDVYRRWRNRLVGELGIDPSPAIRALHEEILRDGPGMAARDYAVRRETPVPSQLPPGIPDFVGREELVAELLAELAPDPGRGTPPVLVLAGAGGIGKTALAVRLAHQVADGYPDGALFAFLRGTTNEPRSADAVLGGFLRAFGVASDAVPADLDESACLFRSLVHGRRVLIVLDDAADEAQLRPLLPAGAGCAVIVTSRFSLTGLEQGRTAAVDVLSDADAAALLAPHGDVTSVAAQQVLDHCGGLPLALRIVGSRLGEKSGWALADVAAELSVERKRLDWLRAGDLAVRSSVALGYHQLAPEGRRLFRRLGLLPAADFPAWAAAAVTGGAAGPTEAALEDLRNRHMVQPAGRAGRMPRYRMHDLLRSFAIEEAAAEPEHERAAAVESALGGWLRLAEKVANRLPRSVLRPEPGRATRSPFGEADPLTAEPMSWFQTELPALEAAVSHAADAGLGELAWEIAVITSSYFDHNGLYSEWWRCHQRALGAAKASGCERGEAALLRGIGQIHLYWDDYPEATKALEESYRISERIGDPGGRARALTGFCVVARSTGRPDESRALATRALEIFTGIGDILGMAHLQTSQAVASIHLGRLDEAEAALDKAWRLCVELDDPHRMALVLRRQGQLQLRRHDPGGAMSCLRRALELLESMSDELCAAQVRLDIGRTYTTLGERQAATRALIDASSHFTSAGNRSSAAACARLLDALTA; encoded by the coding sequence ATGGGAGCTGGGGAGCTTTCGTATCGCGTACTGGGCGAGCCGGTGGCCGAACGCGGAGGCCTGGAGCTGCCACTCGGACCGCCTCAGGCGCGCCGGGTCTTCGCCCTGCTGCTGCTCGAGGCACCGCGCCCGGTCTCGTGCTACCGGATCATCGACGAGCTGTGGGGCGACAATCCGCCGCCGTCGGCGAAGGTGCAGGTCCAGGGACTGATCTCGGGCTTGCGTCGCGCACTGCGCACTCCGGGCGGAGAGCAGCCGATCGTGACCAGGGGCGCTTCGTACGTCCTCGACGCGCGGCCGGAGCAGACGGACACCGGGCAGTTCACGGCACTCACCGCGGACGGCCGCGGGCTGCTGGCCGCACACCGGTTCACCGAGGCCGCCGAACGGTTCCGGGAAGCGCTGGCCCTGTGGCGCGGGCCGGTGCTGGCCGGTTTCCCGGCCGCGCCGGAGGTCACCGCCTACTGGGAAGACCTGCGGCTCACGGCCGTCGAGGACCGGATCGAAGCCGACCTCGGGGCCGGTGAGCACGACCGGCTGGTGCCGGAGCTGCGTGACCTCCTCGGCGCGGCCCCGTATCGCGAACGGACCTGCGGTCAGCTGATGACGGCGCTCGCCAGGGCCGGCCGGCTCGCGGAGGCACTGGACGTCTACCGAAGATGGCGCAACCGGCTGGTCGGCGAGCTCGGCATCGACCCGTCGCCCGCGATCCGGGCGTTGCACGAGGAGATCCTCCGCGACGGGCCCGGAATGGCGGCGCGGGACTACGCGGTGCGCCGGGAGACCCCGGTGCCGAGCCAGCTGCCGCCGGGCATCCCCGATTTCGTCGGCCGCGAGGAGCTGGTCGCCGAGCTGCTCGCCGAACTCGCTCCGGACCCCGGCCGCGGCACCCCGCCGGTGCTGGTGCTGGCGGGCGCCGGCGGCATCGGCAAGACCGCGCTGGCCGTCCGGCTCGCCCATCAGGTCGCGGACGGCTATCCGGACGGCGCGCTCTTCGCGTTCCTGCGCGGCACCACGAACGAACCGCGCTCGGCCGACGCCGTCCTCGGCGGCTTCCTGCGCGCGTTCGGCGTGGCCTCGGACGCGGTTCCGGCCGACCTCGACGAGAGCGCGTGCCTGTTCCGCAGCCTGGTGCACGGGCGCCGGGTGCTGATCGTCCTGGACGACGCCGCCGACGAGGCCCAGCTGCGGCCACTGCTGCCCGCGGGCGCCGGGTGCGCGGTCATCGTGACCAGCCGGTTCTCCCTCACCGGACTGGAACAGGGCCGCACCGCGGCGGTCGACGTCCTGTCCGACGCCGACGCGGCCGCGCTGCTCGCCCCGCACGGCGACGTCACTTCGGTTGCCGCGCAACAGGTCCTCGACCATTGCGGCGGCCTTCCGCTGGCGTTGCGGATCGTCGGCAGCCGGCTCGGCGAGAAGTCCGGCTGGGCGCTGGCCGACGTCGCCGCCGAGCTGTCCGTCGAACGGAAACGGCTGGACTGGCTGCGGGCCGGGGATCTCGCGGTCCGCAGCAGCGTGGCCCTCGGCTACCACCAGCTCGCGCCGGAGGGCCGCCGGCTGTTCCGGCGGCTCGGGCTGCTGCCCGCCGCGGACTTCCCCGCTTGGGCGGCCGCGGCCGTAACCGGCGGCGCGGCCGGCCCCACCGAGGCAGCGCTGGAGGACCTGCGGAACCGGCACATGGTCCAGCCCGCCGGACGCGCCGGGCGGATGCCGCGTTACCGGATGCACGACCTTCTGCGGTCCTTCGCGATCGAAGAAGCCGCGGCGGAGCCGGAACACGAACGGGCCGCCGCGGTCGAAAGCGCTCTCGGCGGCTGGCTCCGGCTGGCCGAAAAGGTCGCGAACCGCCTGCCCCGCAGCGTGCTAAGACCCGAGCCGGGCCGCGCGACACGAAGCCCGTTCGGCGAGGCGGACCCGCTGACAGCCGAGCCGATGTCGTGGTTCCAGACCGAACTTCCCGCGCTCGAAGCCGCCGTCTCCCACGCGGCGGACGCGGGTTTGGGCGAGCTGGCCTGGGAAATCGCCGTCATCACGTCTTCGTACTTCGACCACAACGGCTTGTATTCCGAATGGTGGCGATGCCACCAGCGGGCGCTGGGCGCGGCGAAGGCGTCCGGCTGCGAACGCGGAGAAGCGGCGCTGCTGCGGGGAATCGGCCAGATCCACCTCTACTGGGACGACTACCCCGAGGCGACGAAGGCGCTTGAGGAGTCCTACCGGATCAGCGAGCGGATCGGCGACCCCGGCGGCCGGGCGCGGGCGCTGACCGGCTTCTGCGTCGTCGCCCGCTCGACCGGTCGCCCGGACGAATCGCGGGCGCTGGCCACGCGGGCGCTCGAGATCTTCACCGGCATCGGCGACATCCTCGGCATGGCGCACCTCCAGACCTCCCAGGCCGTCGCGAGTATCCACTTGGGACGGCTCGACGAGGCGGAAGCCGCGCTGGACAAGGCCTGGCGGCTGTGCGTCGAACTCGACGATCCGCACCGGATGGCGCTGGTCCTGCGCCGGCAGGGCCAGCTCCAGCTGCGCCGCCACGATCCCGGCGGCGCGATGTCCTGCCTGCGGCGCGCGCTGGAACTGCTGGAATCGATGTCCGACGAACTCTGCGCCGCCCAGGTCCGCCTCGACATCGGCCGCACCTACACCACACTGGGCGAGCGGCAGGCCGCGACCAGGGCGCTGATCGACGCGTCGTCGCACTTCACCAGCGCGGGAAACCGGAGCAGCGCCGCGGCCTGCGCGCGGCTGCTGGACGCGTTGACCGCTTAG
- a CDS encoding VCBS repeat domain-containing M23 family metallopeptidase: MKTWVKYAVAGLATAAASLGVAVPAQAAEPLFQLPFPCGQTWHGNNPDSSAHVTPWEIDFNRGDDLGSPVLAAAAGTVETAANQGSANGYGNLVKIGHGSSGYFTYYAHLRDMAVSAGDTVAQGQLIGHVGNTSKPGNDIQPHLHYEVRHGSPYPDNIQPAVFGGTRFPYPAGDVTSKNCGGGAHGAAKSINGDQYDDAVGIDGDGVAWVYPGTSGGGFGAATKLGPGWSGFSRIGIADSNADGWADLFAVKAGTLYYWNNRGDGTFSPAVTVGPGWSSMEWISFADVNGDGKADILARDGGNMYLYIGKGGGSFAERSLVGAGWASLARHTAADADADGDGDIWATNAAGELYFWERSSSGFATAVQVGTGWNAFRQVVSMDVNGDNKADLVAIKTSDNTLWQWLGTGSGTFGQATPIGNGWADHTLAVN; encoded by the coding sequence ATGAAGACATGGGTGAAGTACGCGGTGGCCGGTCTCGCGACCGCCGCCGCGTCCCTCGGCGTCGCCGTGCCCGCGCAGGCGGCCGAACCGCTCTTCCAGCTGCCGTTTCCCTGCGGGCAGACCTGGCACGGCAACAACCCGGACAGCAGCGCGCACGTGACGCCGTGGGAGATCGACTTCAACCGCGGTGACGACCTCGGCAGCCCGGTGCTCGCGGCGGCCGCCGGAACGGTCGAGACCGCCGCGAACCAGGGCAGCGCCAACGGGTACGGGAACCTGGTGAAGATCGGCCACGGCAGCAGCGGCTATTTCACCTACTACGCGCACCTGCGGGACATGGCGGTCAGCGCGGGGGACACCGTCGCCCAGGGGCAGCTGATCGGGCACGTCGGGAACACGAGCAAGCCGGGCAACGACATCCAGCCGCACCTGCACTACGAGGTGCGGCACGGGAGCCCGTACCCGGACAACATCCAGCCCGCCGTTTTCGGCGGCACCAGATTCCCTTATCCCGCCGGGGATGTGACGTCGAAGAACTGCGGCGGAGGCGCACACGGCGCGGCGAAGAGCATCAACGGGGACCAGTACGACGACGCGGTCGGCATCGACGGTGACGGCGTCGCCTGGGTGTACCCGGGCACGTCCGGCGGCGGATTCGGGGCGGCGACCAAGCTCGGGCCGGGCTGGAGCGGGTTCAGCCGGATCGGCATCGCCGACTCGAATGCCGACGGCTGGGCGGACCTGTTCGCGGTCAAGGCCGGGACGCTCTACTACTGGAACAACCGCGGTGACGGAACCTTCAGCCCCGCGGTGACCGTCGGCCCCGGGTGGTCGTCGATGGAGTGGATTTCGTTCGCGGATGTCAATGGTGACGGCAAGGCGGACATCCTCGCCCGTGACGGCGGCAACATGTACCTCTACATCGGCAAGGGCGGCGGTTCCTTCGCGGAGCGCAGCCTCGTCGGTGCGGGCTGGGCGTCGTTGGCGCGGCACACGGCGGCGGACGCGGATGCCGACGGCGACGGTGACATCTGGGCGACCAACGCCGCCGGCGAGCTGTATTTCTGGGAACGCAGCAGTAGCGGCTTCGCCACCGCGGTGCAGGTCGGAACCGGGTGGAACGCGTTCCGGCAGGTGGTGTCGATGGACGTCAACGGTGACAACAAAGCCGACCTGGTCGCCATCAAGACGTCCGACAACACGCTGTGGCAATGGCTCGGCACGGGCAGCGGGACGTTCGGCCAGGCCACGCCGATCGGCAACGGCTGGGCGGACCACACCCTCGCCGTCAACTGA
- a CDS encoding LLM class flavin-dependent oxidoreductase, translating to MSASPVLSVLDTHPVFEGVPAQTSIRNGLELALAAERLGYHRYWVAEHHNTPGLASSAPTVLIGRVAAATERIRVGSGGVMLPNHPPLVVAEQFATLEVFHPGRIDLGVGRAPGTDPLTAGALRRSSDPLSAQDFPEQVKELEYYLDGGKTPRGPGLEIRAVPEIPARPPVWMLGSSPSSGLLAAGRGMPYAYANHLRPDAAAAATRAYRENFQPSEAFPEPYVIVTAFLIAADTDEEAAYQSGSLAHALVSGRSNPFSLFPQPEDAARRPLSAAELQLVQASFAGQLIGSADTVKAQLADLVDRTGADEVMAVAPIADHAARVHAYEILAR from the coding sequence ATGTCCGCTTCTCCTGTCCTGAGCGTGCTGGACACGCATCCGGTCTTCGAGGGAGTCCCCGCGCAGACCTCCATCCGCAACGGCCTCGAGCTGGCCCTCGCGGCCGAACGGCTGGGCTACCACCGGTACTGGGTCGCCGAGCACCACAACACCCCTGGCCTCGCCTCGTCCGCGCCGACGGTGCTGATCGGCCGGGTGGCCGCGGCCACCGAGCGGATCCGGGTCGGCTCGGGCGGGGTGATGCTGCCCAACCACCCGCCGCTGGTCGTGGCCGAGCAGTTCGCCACGCTGGAGGTCTTCCACCCGGGCCGGATCGACCTGGGCGTCGGCCGCGCGCCGGGCACCGACCCGCTCACCGCCGGCGCGCTGCGCCGTTCCTCGGACCCGTTGTCCGCGCAGGACTTCCCCGAGCAGGTCAAGGAACTCGAGTACTACCTGGACGGCGGGAAGACCCCGCGCGGGCCGGGCCTGGAGATCCGCGCCGTCCCGGAGATCCCGGCCCGGCCGCCGGTGTGGATGCTCGGGTCCAGCCCGTCCAGCGGGCTGCTCGCCGCCGGGCGCGGCATGCCCTACGCCTACGCCAACCACCTGCGGCCGGACGCCGCCGCGGCGGCCACCCGCGCGTACCGGGAGAACTTCCAGCCGAGCGAGGCCTTCCCCGAGCCGTACGTGATCGTCACCGCGTTCCTGATCGCCGCCGACACCGACGAAGAGGCCGCGTACCAGTCGGGCTCGCTGGCGCACGCGCTGGTTTCCGGGCGCAGCAACCCGTTCTCGCTGTTCCCGCAGCCCGAGGACGCGGCGCGGCGGCCGCTTTCCGCGGCGGAACTGCAGCTCGTGCAGGCGTCGTTCGCCGGGCAGCTGATCGGCTCGGCGGACACCGTCAAGGCCCAGCTGGCCGACCTGGTGGACCGCACCGGCGCCGACGAGGTGATGGCGGTCGCCCCGATCGCCGACCACGCCGCGCGGGTGCACGCGTACGAGATCCTCGCCCGGTAA